One Archocentrus centrarchus isolate MPI-CPG fArcCen1 chromosome 14, fArcCen1, whole genome shotgun sequence DNA window includes the following coding sequences:
- the LOC115791716 gene encoding hephaestin-like protein 1, with product MARTSGLFVSCWLFFLLSFGADGERSRERVYYMGIIEDLWNYAPSGKNLINGKAIENDEHAAIFLQGGRHQIGSVYKKAMFRQYTDASYSHLSPRPDWLGFLGPIIRAEVDDIIVVHLKNFATRNYSMHPHGVFYEKNTEGAFYPDGTSDNLKKDDCIPPGGSYTYRWEVKPEFAPTDDDANCLTWIYHSHIDAPKDIASGLIGALLTCKKGVLKETNELNPAERDSVVESARSDVDQDVFLMFSVVDENLSWYLEDNIQKCFDPDGVFPDDPDFEESNLMHAINGYMFGNLPGITLCQHRAVAWHLIGMGNEVDIHSAFFHGNTLLDRGHRTDVLSLFPATFATAEMVPKANGKWLLACQVNDHLQAGMQAFYQVRSCNSDAGSTAAGSVVRDYYLAAEKVLWNYAPSGRDLINNKSLTEADSASEMFFGRDGGRLGGQYMKVIYKEYTDDTFTTEKSANLGHLGILGPVLRAEVGDTLRVSFLNKADGNYSIQPHGLHYDKHFQGSSYEDGVDKPGSHVGPGEKFTYTWQVLEGPSLSDSPCIPYLYYSATDPAKDTNSGLVGPLLVCKRGALGENGRQKDVDKELFLLFSVMDENMSWYLDENIETFGSNETDPEHEDFEESNMMHAVNGRMYGNLLGLEMCSGDKVRWYTFGLGTEVDIHGVYFEGNTFKKQSTTRDTLSLFPHTTATVVMQPNVPGVYEVSCRVTDHYSAGMRQQYKVKQCPGKKIKHKDTEPTKVVRYFISAEEIEWDYSPKRDWELEKHHGTPEDSPGSIFVEKGKDRIGSRYKKVVYREYTDDTFSIQKKRQPSQQYLEILGPIIKAEVGEQIVIVFKNSATRPYSISAHGVRASGGHIPVKPGHFIEVTWDVPESSGPGISDPNCISYAYYSSVDFIKDLYSGLLGPLVICRPGTLMPGEGPDRQRSDVEMEFALLFMVHDENESWYLKDNIRTYLGLDPENFTADEEFMESNMMHGINGKLYGNLHGLEMTQGQKVDWYLLGMGNEVDMHTVHFHAETFTYKMDRVHRADVFDLFPGTFQTVEMVAGNPGTWLLHCHVTDHIHAGMETTFTIKVPENSSHGSESSIKMLLSLLVLLAVG from the exons ATGGCACGGACTTCGGGGTTGTTTGTTAGCtgttggctgttttttcttctctcattCGGCGCGGACGGGGAGCGCAGCAGGGAGAGAGTTTATTACATGGGGATCATTGAGGACTTGTGGAATTACGCACCAAGTGGAAAAAACCTGATTAACGGGAAAGCCATCGAAAACGATGA GCATGCAGCTATTTTCCTGCAAGGAGGGCGTCACCAAATTGGAAGTGTTTACAAGAAGGCTATGTTCCGACAGTACACAGATGCTTCTTACAGTCACCTGTCTCCTCGACCTGATTGGCTGGGCTTCCTGGGACCCATAATACGTGCTGAGGTTGATGACATCATCGTGGTCCACTTGAAGAACTTTGCAACCAGGAACTACTCCATGCACCCCCATGGGGTTTTCTATGAGAAGAATACAGAGG GAGCATTCTATCCAGATGGGACATCAGACAACTTGAAGAAAGATGACTGTATCCCTCCAGGAGGCAGCTATACCTACCGCTGGGAAGTCAAACCTGAATTTGCCCCCACAGATGACGATGCCAACTGCCTGACCTGGATCTACCACTCTCATATTGACGCCCCCAAGGACATTGCCTCAGGACTGATTGGGGCCCTGCTCACATGCAAGAAAG GAGTCTTGAAGGAGACTAATGAACTAAATCCAGCTGAGCGAGACTCTGTCGTAGAGTCCGCCCGCAGTGATGTGGACCAGGATGTTTTCTTAATGTTCAGTGTGGTGGATGAAAACCTGAGCTGGTACCTGGAGGACAACATTCAGAAATGCTTTGATCCAGATGGAGTTTTCCCAGATGACCCAGACTTTGAAGAGTCCAACCTTATGCATG CTATTAATGGGTACATGTTTGGTAACCTGCCTGGAATCACATTATGTCAGCACCGTGCAGTAGCCTGGCATTTGATTGGCATGGGTAATGAGGTAGATATTCATTCTGCCTTTTTCCATGGGAATACTCTGCTGGACCGTGGTCACCGCACTGACGTCCTCAGCCTGTTCCCAGCCACGTTTGCAACAGCTGAGATGGTCCCAAAAGCAAATGGAAAGTGGCTGCTGGCCTGCCAGGTTAATGACCACTTACAGG cTGGGATGCAGGCCTTTTATCAAGTGAGGTCCTGTAACAGTGACGCTGGCTccacagcagcaggcagtgtTGTAAGAGATTACTACCTGGCAGCAGAGAAAGTCCTCTGGAACTATGCTCCCTCAGGAAGGGATCTGATTAACAACAAATCCCTTACTGAAGCAGACAG TGCATcagagatgttttttggcagaGATGGCGGAAGGCTCGGAGGTCAGTACATGAAAGTGATATACAAAGAGTACACCGATGATACCTTCACCACTGAGAAATCAGCTAATCTCGGACATTTAGGAATCTTGG GTCCAGTCCTGAGGGCAGAGGTGGGAGACACTCTCAGAGTATCATTCCTTAATAAGGCTGATGGAAACTACAGCATCCAGCCTCATGGCCTTCATTATGATAAACACTTCCAGGGAAGCAGCTATGAGGATG GTGTTGATAAGCCAGGCTCCCACGTTGGTCCAGGTGAGAAATTCACTTATACCTGGCAGGTGCTGGAAGGCCCATCTTTGTCTGATTCTCCCTGCATCCCTTACCTCTACTACTCTGCCACCGATCCTGCCAAGGACACGAACTCTGGATTAGTTGGACCGCTTCTTGTGTGCAAGAGAGGAGCGCTGGGGGAAAATGGAAGACAG AAGGATGTGGATAAggagctctttcttcttttttctgtcatgGATGAAAACATGAGCTGGTATTTGGATGAGAACATTGAGACATTTGGCAGCAATGAGACAGATCCAGAGCACGAGGACTTTGAGGAGAGCAATATGATGCATG CTGTAAATGGACGCATGTATGGGAACCTTCTTGGACTGGAGATGTGTTCAGGGGACAAAGTTAGGTGGTACACGTTTGGGTTAGGTACAGAAGTGGACATCCACGGTGTTTATTTTGAAGGAAACACCTTCAAGAAACAAAGCACAACCCGGGACACTCTCAGCCTGTTCCCTCACACCACCGCCACTGTCGTCATGCAGCCAAACGTTCCCG GTGTGTATGAGGTGAGCTGCAGAGTAACAGACCACTACTCAGCTGGCATGAGGCAGCAGTATAAAGTTAAACAAtgcccaggaaaaaaaataaagcacaaagacacagagcCAACCAAGGTTGTGCGCTATTTCATCAGTGCTGAGGAAATAGAGTGGGACTACTCACCTAAGAGAGATTGGGAGCTGGAGAAACACCACGGCACACCAGAGGACAG TCCAGGCAGCATATTTGTGGAAAAAGGGAAGGACAGAATTGGCTCACGTTATAAGAAGGTGGTGTATAGAGAATACACTGATGACACCTTCAGCATTCAGAAGAAAAGGCAACCCAGCCAGCAATACTTAGAGATTCTGG GCCCAATAATCAAAGCAGAAGTAGGAGAGCAGATCGTGATTGTATTCAAGAACAGTGCCACCCGGCCATACTCGATTAGCGCACATGGAGTTAGAGCCAGTGGTGGACACATTCCTGTCAAACCTG GCCACTTTATCGAGGTAACTTGGGATGTTCCTGAAAGCTCTGGTCCAGGGATCTCAGACCCTAACTGTATAAGTTATGCTTACTACTCCAGCGTTGATTTCATTAAG GATCTGTACAGTGGTCTTCTGGGGCCTCTGGTGATATGCAGGCCTGGGACGCTGATGCCTGGGGAGGGTCCCGACAGACAAAGGAGCGACGTGGAGATGGAGTTTGCTCTGCTCTTTATGGTACATGATGAAAACGAGTCCTGGTATTTGAAAGACAACATCAGAACATACCTCGGCCTCGACCCTGAAAACTTCACAGCAGATGAAGAGTTTATGGAGAGTAACATGATGCATG GGATCAATGGGAAGCTGTATGGGAACCTCCATGGTCTAGAGATGACTCAGGGCCAGAAAGTTGACTGGTATCTACTCGGCATGGGCAATGAAGTGGACATGCACACTGTTCACTTTCATGCTGAGACTTTTACTTACAAG ATGGACCGTGTGCACCGCGCAGACGTCTTTGATCTGTTCCCCGGGACTttccagactgtggagatggtGGCTGGAAACCCAGGGACATGGTTGCTCCACTGTCATGTTACTGACCATATCCACGCTGGCATGGAGACCACTTTTACTATCAAAG ttccagaaaatTCCTCACATG GAAGTGAAAGCTCCATAAAGATGCTGCTCTCACTACTTGTTCTACTGGCTGTAGGTTAA